From the genome of Deinococcus sp. AJ005, one region includes:
- a CDS encoding RNB domain-containing ribonuclease yields the protein MTLPELTSAQRTDVELLARGKAEKSRTLREMNLPETPESAHTLLLRLGIWNEAKTPYADRLGATLTHLSLDVPDFADENRLDLTHLPAYAIDDEGSRDPDDAIGIEALEGGLTRLWVHVADVAALVPPESELDLEARARGATLYLPDQTIGMLPDALIEKTGLGLHDTMPALSISLDLDADGNADAVDVALTTVRITRLTYMGAQAKLEAGEEPFVTLARLAHASKELRDSEGALSIELPEVKIKADENGASVTPLPKPEMRFVVQECMTLAGWAAAIYADDHDIPLPFATQADPSREVRGEGLGVQWARRKTLARTRFQPSPGPHSGMGLDLYAQATSPMRRYLDLVVHQQLRAALTGGEPLDGKVVAAHIAQATLNADATRQAERLSRKHHTLRFAAAQPEREWEAVVVDRRGPQATLLIPELAYDLPFSTPAPVGTALRIRLVDVNLPALSMRARLV from the coding sequence ATGACATTGCCCGAACTCACCTCCGCCCAGCGCACCGATGTGGAACTGCTGGCGCGCGGCAAGGCAGAAAAGAGCCGCACCCTGCGCGAGATGAACCTGCCCGAGACGCCGGAATCCGCCCACACGCTGCTGTTGCGCCTGGGCATCTGGAACGAGGCGAAGACGCCCTACGCAGACCGTCTGGGCGCAACGCTGACCCACCTTTCGCTAGACGTGCCGGATTTTGCCGACGAGAACCGGCTGGACCTGACCCATTTGCCCGCCTACGCGATTGACGACGAGGGCAGCCGTGACCCGGACGACGCGATAGGCATTGAGGCGTTGGAGGGCGGTCTGACGCGCCTGTGGGTGCATGTGGCGGACGTGGCCGCGCTGGTGCCACCGGAAAGCGAGCTGGACCTGGAGGCCCGCGCACGCGGCGCGACGCTGTATCTGCCAGACCAGACCATTGGCATGTTGCCCGACGCTCTGATCGAGAAGACCGGGCTGGGCCTGCACGACACCATGCCCGCGCTGTCGATCTCGCTGGACCTGGACGCCGACGGCAACGCCGACGCCGTGGATGTGGCCCTGACCACCGTGCGGATCACGCGGCTGACGTACATGGGCGCGCAGGCGAAGCTGGAGGCGGGCGAGGAACCCTTCGTGACGCTGGCCCGGCTAGCCCATGCCAGCAAGGAACTGCGCGATTCCGAGGGCGCACTATCCATCGAACTGCCCGAAGTGAAGATTAAAGCCGACGAGAACGGCGCGTCCGTGACGCCGCTGCCCAAGCCGGAAATGCGCTTCGTGGTGCAGGAATGCATGACGCTGGCCGGCTGGGCCGCTGCCATTTACGCCGATGACCACGACATTCCCCTGCCGTTTGCCACCCAGGCCGATCCCAGCCGTGAGGTACGCGGCGAGGGGCTGGGCGTGCAGTGGGCACGGCGCAAAACGCTGGCCCGCACGCGCTTTCAGCCGTCGCCGGGGCCGCATTCCGGCATGGGGCTGGACCTGTACGCGCAGGCCACCAGCCCGATGCGGCGCTACCTGGATCTGGTGGTGCACCAGCAACTGCGCGCCGCGCTGACGGGGGGGGAACCGCTGGACGGCAAGGTGGTGGCCGCGCACATCGCCCAGGCCACCCTGAATGCCGACGCCACCCGGCAGGCCGAACGCCTGAGCCGCAAGCACCACACCCTGCGCTTCGCCGCCGCCCAGCCGGAGCGCGAGTGGGAGGCGGTGGTGGTGGACCGCCGGGGACCGCAGGCCACCCTGCTGATTCCCGAACTGGCCTACGATCTGCCCTTCAGCACCCCCGCGCCCGTGGGAACGGCGTTGCGAATCAGGCTGGTGGACGTGAACCTGCCCGCCCTGAGCATGCGGGCGCGGCTGGTCTGA
- the thrC gene encoding threonine synthase has product MKYVSTRGLRDLGGFSDVLLMGLAPDGGLAMPEHIPTFGPDELEELRGLKYSALAYAVMRPFIDDIPETDLRQMLRATYHPDVFHSAEITPLIRLGDSDLYLLELSNGPSLAFKDIAMQFLGHVFEYVLERRGEHLNILGATSGDTGSAAEYAMLSKARVNVFMLSPHGRMSAFQQAQMFSINEPNIFNITVDGVFDDCQDLVKEVNADAEFKARYTIGAVNSINWARVLAQAVYYFKAYFALNLPAGQQVDFSVPSGNFGNVFAGYLAKRMGLPIGQLVVASNENDVLHEFFSTGVYHVRRAAQVAQTSSPSMDIGKASNFERYLYLVAGEDGVQTRAWWDEVGGSRPVDLRGSGHWDAVKASRLVGGRSSHQDRLDTIRRADGEFGRLIDPHTADGLLVGERCARPGVPMVCLETALPAKFEATVEEAVNRIPPRPERFEGIEKLPRYFTVMDNDAAALKAFVVEKLAATLKATP; this is encoded by the coding sequence ATGAAGTACGTGTCGACTCGTGGCCTGCGTGATCTGGGGGGCTTTTCGGATGTTCTGCTGATGGGCCTCGCCCCGGACGGCGGCCTTGCCATGCCCGAACACATCCCGACGTTTGGCCCGGACGAGCTGGAGGAGCTGCGCGGGCTGAAGTATTCAGCGCTGGCCTATGCGGTCATGCGGCCCTTCATCGACGATATTCCCGAAACTGACCTGCGCCAGATGCTGCGCGCCACCTACCACCCGGACGTCTTCCACAGCGCCGAAATCACTCCACTGATCCGGCTGGGCGACTCCGATCTGTACCTGCTGGAACTGTCTAACGGCCCCTCATTGGCCTTCAAGGACATTGCCATGCAGTTTCTGGGCCACGTCTTTGAATACGTGCTGGAGCGGCGGGGCGAGCATCTGAACATCCTGGGCGCGACTTCGGGCGACACCGGATCGGCAGCGGAGTACGCCATGCTGAGCAAGGCCCGCGTGAACGTGTTCATGCTCTCGCCGCACGGGCGCATGAGCGCGTTTCAGCAGGCGCAGATGTTCAGCATCAACGAGCCGAATATCTTCAACATCACCGTGGATGGCGTGTTCGACGACTGCCAGGATCTGGTGAAAGAGGTCAACGCCGATGCCGAATTCAAGGCCAGATACACCATCGGGGCCGTCAACTCGATCAACTGGGCGCGGGTGCTGGCGCAGGCGGTGTATTACTTCAAGGCGTATTTTGCGCTGAACCTGCCCGCCGGACAGCAGGTCGATTTCAGCGTGCCGTCCGGCAATTTCGGCAATGTGTTTGCCGGGTATCTAGCCAAGCGCATGGGCCTGCCCATCGGGCAACTGGTGGTGGCCAGCAACGAGAACGACGTGCTGCACGAGTTCTTTTCCACCGGGGTCTACCACGTCCGGCGGGCGGCGCAGGTGGCGCAGACCTCCAGCCCCAGCATGGACATCGGCAAGGCGTCCAACTTTGAGCGCTACCTGTATCTGGTGGCGGGGGAGGACGGCGTGCAGACCCGCGCGTGGTGGGACGAGGTGGGTGGCTCCAGACCCGTCGATCTGCGCGGTTCGGGCCACTGGGACGCCGTGAAGGCCAGCCGTCTCGTCGGCGGACGCAGCAGCCATCAGGACCGATTGGACACCATTCGCCGCGCCGATGGGGAGTTTGGACGCTTGATCGACCCGCACACCGCCGACGGCCTGCTCGTGGGTGAGCGCTGCGCGCGGCCGGGCGTACCGATGGTCTGCCTGGAAACGGCCCTGCCCGCCAAATTCGAGGCGACGGTGGAAGAAGCTGTGAACCGCATCCCCCCACGCCCTGAGCGCTTCGAGGGCATCGAGAAGCTGCCGCGCTATTTCACGGTTATGGACAATGATGCAGCGGCGTTGAAGGCATTTGTGGTGGAGAAGTTAGCGGCGACTCTAAAAGCAACGCCCTGA
- a CDS encoding agmatine/peptidylarginine deiminase, whose translation MKHLSATDPTPRSLGFTMPPEWEPHAATWMSWPADDELWFGHLEAVRAEFAELVRTVARFEPVQLLTRDAYSRQDATERLAGADVTFHDVPLNDVWIRDNGPLFVTRASGEVSLVNWRFNAWGGKFDYAEDDRVPEAVARILDASHWDVPVVLEGGALEIGGAGVALTTRSCLLTETRNLGLDAGKYADWLREYLGVSKLLWLGAGLENDHTDGHIDTITRFTGERTIVTSVESDETDPNHAVMSANLAALREMTDENGEPFRIVELPLPAEYLEGAEGRLPPTYANFYIGNGFVVVPQYGDPNDARALEILAPLFPGREVIGLSSRAIIEGGGSFHCITQQQPVGTVWTGE comes from the coding sequence ATGAAGCACCTCTCCGCCACCGATCCCACGCCGCGCAGCCTGGGCTTTACCATGCCCCCTGAATGGGAACCGCACGCCGCCACCTGGATGAGCTGGCCCGCTGACGACGAGTTGTGGTTCGGCCATCTGGAGGCCGTGCGCGCCGAATTCGCCGAACTGGTGCGCACGGTTGCCCGCTTCGAGCCGGTGCAGTTGCTGACCCGCGATGCCTATAGCCGTCAGGACGCCACAGAGCGTCTGGCCGGGGCCGACGTGACCTTCCACGACGTGCCACTGAACGACGTGTGGATCCGCGACAACGGCCCACTGTTCGTTACTCGCGCCTCCGGGGAAGTGTCCCTCGTCAACTGGCGGTTCAATGCCTGGGGCGGCAAATTCGACTATGCCGAGGATGACCGCGTGCCGGAAGCCGTGGCCCGCATTCTGGATGCCTCTCACTGGGATGTTCCGGTGGTACTGGAGGGTGGCGCGCTGGAAATCGGCGGCGCGGGCGTGGCGCTGACCACCCGTTCCTGCCTGCTGACCGAGACGCGCAATCTGGGCCTGGACGCGGGCAAGTACGCCGACTGGCTGCGCGAATACCTGGGCGTCAGCAAGCTGCTGTGGCTGGGCGCGGGGCTGGAGAATGACCACACCGACGGCCACATCGACACCATCACCCGCTTTACTGGTGAGCGGACGATTGTGACCAGCGTGGAGTCAGACGAGACAGACCCCAACCACGCAGTTATGTCGGCTAATCTGGCGGCGCTACGGGAGATGACCGACGAGAACGGCGAACCTTTCCGCATCGTGGAATTGCCACTGCCCGCCGAGTATCTGGAGGGCGCAGAGGGAAGACTGCCACCCACCTACGCCAATTTTTACATCGGCAACGGCTTCGTGGTGGTGCCGCAATACGGCGATCCCAACGACGCCCGCGCACTTGAAATTCTGGCCCCCCTCTTTCCGGGGCGCGAGGTCATTGGCCTGAGCAGCCGCGCGATCATCGAGGGCGGCGGCTCGTTCCACTGCATCACTCAGCAGCAGCCTGTGGGGACGGTGTGGACGGGGGAGTAA
- a CDS encoding glycosyltransferase family 2 protein, translating into MQLYWNSFLLLNSHHGIWKGRIEFMKNNSTDCEIVLATFNGGKYLKDQLDSLEAQTVKCNILCHDDGSSDNTLVLLKERVLSNGYFRIISGPPMGSASQNFSLLLGNTTANYVFCADQDDVWLPDKVEHSLKVIQFYEQVYGSDTPLMVHSDLTLIDDCGKYIASSMWKYQNLDPEWGTQFNLLLTQNVVAGCSMVVNRALLNLALPIPATAIMHDWWLALIACAFGKVIWEAESKILYRQHATNVMGTEKYDKRFLLLKLISFGHSEKMAYRNHCRLRDAKQAEAFAKRFPTSSYAVQASLFAQLPQMHSWQRRHTILQQRFFKIGKIRNMDWLV; encoded by the coding sequence ATGCAGCTCTATTGGAATTCATTTTTGCTTCTTAACTCCCATCACGGAATATGGAAAGGAAGAATTGAATTTATGAAAAATAATTCGACGGACTGTGAAATTGTACTGGCAACTTTTAATGGTGGTAAATATCTGAAGGATCAGTTGGACAGCCTGGAGGCACAGACAGTTAAGTGCAATATTCTATGCCATGATGATGGTTCCAGCGATAACACGCTCGTTCTACTAAAAGAACGCGTGCTGAGCAACGGTTACTTCCGTATCATTTCAGGTCCACCTATGGGAAGCGCAAGTCAAAACTTCTCACTCTTACTTGGAAATACGACGGCTAATTACGTTTTCTGTGCAGATCAGGATGATGTGTGGTTACCAGATAAAGTCGAGCATAGTTTGAAGGTTATTCAATTCTATGAACAGGTTTATGGCTCCGATACCCCATTGATGGTGCATAGCGACTTAACACTTATTGACGACTGCGGCAAATATATTGCTAGTTCAATGTGGAAATATCAGAATCTAGACCCAGAATGGGGAACTCAATTTAATTTACTTTTAACACAGAATGTAGTTGCTGGCTGTTCGATGGTTGTCAATCGGGCATTGCTAAATTTAGCTCTGCCCATACCAGCGACGGCAATTATGCACGATTGGTGGCTTGCCCTGATCGCCTGTGCCTTCGGCAAAGTCATATGGGAAGCAGAGAGTAAAATACTTTACAGGCAGCACGCGACAAATGTGATGGGAACAGAAAAGTATGACAAACGATTTCTACTCCTGAAGCTGATCTCATTTGGTCATTCCGAAAAGATGGCGTACCGCAACCACTGTAGGTTACGCGACGCAAAACAGGCCGAGGCTTTTGCCAAACGGTTTCCGACATCCTCATATGCAGTTCAGGCCAGTCTTTTTGCACAACTTCCACAAATGCACTCATGGCAACGTCGCCATACGATCCTACAACAAAGGTTTTTTAAGATCGGTAAAATACGTAATATGGACTGGCTCGTCTAG
- a CDS encoding GNAT family N-acetyltransferase, with translation MSVFDLGGGYSARSIPLETYRDACVRLGSRIFGGTSLYAFGAETKALPPLGETFTWGIYVAEELIGWSFASQQSERAVYMADTGILPEHQGRGLYTRLLPHLLETFRAAGYTLVQSHHRATNNAVIIPKLRAGFFIQGLNLYEGGMSVPMTLSLDDTYRDAMHVRSGFQAAGGEVARRLGLPSTPQAESAAVPAVPLPEAQGDDTDLGGGYVLRPVAYETYYDIYIQLEDAVYSSVSLNWPAPARPEPVEYPRYAWLIGHQNEVVGWHYSRQWDARTAYMVNTALLPAHRGRGLYPRVLPPVLRTLQTQGYDLVRSHHHATNNAVLVPKLRAGFRLQGLQVDDHGVMAVLMLSFGTLYRDYMDVRSGLKQPGGEVARALGMNWKP, from the coding sequence ATGTCCGTTTTTGACCTCGGCGGCGGCTACAGTGCCCGGTCCATCCCGCTGGAGACCTACCGCGACGCCTGCGTCCGGCTGGGGAGCCGGATTTTCGGCGGCACTTCGCTGTATGCCTTCGGGGCTGAAACCAAAGCGCTGCCCCCGCTGGGCGAGACTTTTACCTGGGGCATTTACGTGGCTGAGGAACTGATCGGCTGGAGCTTCGCCTCTCAGCAGAGTGAACGCGCGGTGTACATGGCCGACACGGGAATCCTGCCCGAACATCAGGGGCGTGGGTTGTACACCCGCCTGCTGCCGCACCTGCTGGAGACCTTCCGGGCGGCGGGCTACACGCTGGTGCAAAGCCACCACCGCGCCACCAACAACGCCGTGATCATTCCCAAACTGCGCGCCGGGTTCTTCATCCAGGGCCTGAATCTGTACGAGGGCGGAATGAGCGTTCCCATGACGCTGAGCTTGGACGACACGTATCGGGACGCCATGCATGTCCGCAGCGGTTTTCAGGCGGCAGGGGGTGAGGTTGCGCGGCGGCTGGGATTGCCCTCCACGCCTCAAGCCGAGAGCGCTGCTGTTCCCGCCGTCCCGCTGCCAGAAGCTCAAGGCGACGACACCGATCTGGGCGGCGGCTACGTCCTGCGCCCCGTCGCCTACGAGACTTATTACGACATCTATATCCAGCTAGAGGACGCCGTGTACAGCAGCGTGTCGCTGAACTGGCCCGCGCCTGCCCGCCCCGAACCCGTGGAATACCCGCGTTACGCCTGGCTGATCGGCCACCAGAACGAGGTGGTGGGCTGGCACTATTCCCGCCAGTGGGACGCCCGCACGGCCTACATGGTCAACACGGCATTGCTGCCCGCACACCGGGGCCGGGGCCTGTACCCACGCGTGCTGCCGCCTGTGTTGAGGACGCTGCAAACCCAGGGCTACGATCTGGTCCGCAGCCACCACCACGCCACCAACAACGCTGTGCTGGTTCCCAAACTGCGCGCGGGCTTTCGCTTGCAGGGTCTTCAGGTGGACGATCACGGCGTCATGGCGGTGCTGATGCTCAGTTTTGGCACGCTGTACCGCGACTACATGGACGTTCGAAGCGGTCTGAAGCAGCCGGGGGGCGAGGTGGCGCGGGCGCTGGGCATGAATTGGAAGCCATAG
- a CDS encoding DsbA family protein, whose amino-acid sequence MTSNTIFFDFVCPYAWRGLELAQVLRKAGEQQFTLKHFSLVQGNHPDNAGQKEPVWWLTDQPGDAGERFQKSSLLAFLAAVAAARQGEEASWEFSLALFRAVHEDKKSLDEDAVMAAAKAANLDMDQFAADRKDDDALRASLRSDLAESAEIGVFGTPTFVLPGGEAAYYRFENLTRDLETARQWWKLYGDVLHSGAGIATIKRAKNRPAKKA is encoded by the coding sequence ATGACTTCCAACACCATTTTCTTCGATTTCGTGTGTCCCTACGCCTGGCGCGGCCTGGAACTGGCGCAGGTGCTGCGAAAGGCGGGCGAGCAGCAGTTCACCCTCAAACACTTCTCGCTGGTGCAGGGCAACCACCCCGACAACGCGGGCCAGAAGGAACCCGTCTGGTGGCTGACCGATCAGCCGGGGGACGCGGGCGAGCGTTTCCAGAAATCCAGTCTGCTGGCCTTTCTGGCGGCGGTGGCGGCGGCGAGGCAGGGCGAGGAAGCCAGTTGGGAGTTCAGTCTGGCCCTGTTCCGCGCGGTCCATGAGGACAAGAAATCGCTGGACGAGGACGCCGTGATGGCCGCAGCGAAGGCCGCCAATCTGGATATGGACCAGTTTGCCGCTGACCGCAAGGACGACGACGCCCTGCGCGCCAGCCTCCGCAGCGATCTGGCCGAGTCCGCTGAGATCGGTGTGTTCGGTACGCCCACCTTCGTCCTGCCCGGCGGGGAAGCTGCCTACTACCGCTTCGAGAACCTGACCCGCGATCTGGAAACGGCCCGTCAGTGGTGGAAGCTGTACGGCGACGTGCTGCACTCCGGCGCGGGCATCGCCACGATCAAGCGCGCGAAGAACCGCCCGGCGAAGAAGGCATAA
- a CDS encoding carboxymuconolactone decarboxylase family protein, translated as MPWIETVPYADATGRLKTLYDRVKGPGNAVDNIMAMHSLRPHSMEGHMALYKAALHHSGNTLPKWLLETLGVWVSALNACDYCVEHHFAGLRRLLKDDARADAIRCAIEARDPDAVPLTDAQKQALRYAEKLTVNPSTVAESDVAALRSAGFTDGEILEINQVTAYFAYANRTVLGLGCSTDGDVLGLSPGDSDDPGNWNHS; from the coding sequence ATGCCCTGGATTGAAACCGTTCCCTACGCCGACGCCACAGGCCGCCTGAAAACCCTGTATGACCGCGTGAAAGGGCCGGGCAATGCCGTGGACAACATCATGGCGATGCACTCGCTGCGGCCCCACAGCATGGAGGGGCACATGGCGCTGTACAAGGCCGCGCTGCACCACAGCGGCAACACGCTGCCCAAATGGCTGCTGGAAACGCTGGGCGTCTGGGTCAGTGCGCTCAATGCCTGTGACTATTGCGTGGAACACCACTTTGCCGGGCTGAGGCGGCTGCTCAAAGACGACGCGCGGGCCGACGCGATTCGCTGCGCGATAGAAGCGCGTGATCCCGACGCCGTCCCGCTGACCGATGCCCAGAAACAGGCCCTGCGCTACGCCGAGAAGTTGACAGTTAATCCGTCTACTGTTGCCGAGTCGGATGTGGCGGCCCTGCGAAGCGCTGGTTTCACCGACGGCGAGATTCTGGAGATCAATCAGGTCACGGCCTACTTCGCCTACGCCAACCGCACGGTGCTGGGGCTGGGCTGCTCCACGGACGGCGACGTGCTGGGCCTCTCGCCCGGCGACTCGGACGATCCTGGGAACTGGAACCATTCGTAA
- a CDS encoding methyltransferase domain-containing protein, producing the protein MNPDERAAQNVRLFDTLSAHYDRMGFLPLTALYLAQRFDAQPGETLLDVMCGTGTLALALADAVGAGGRVVGADLSPGMLAVARNKAAGQPQVSFVEADATALPLADAEFNGVACASGLFFVPEMDAALREWRRVVRPGGRMVFSSFGKGLMGDLPGRWRTALEGVGFHPGFPPLGRLPSPDAAAQLLRDAGFAEVTVDLQDLPYLLPTPQDRWDDIEAGMEGAPLAALPPEVRRQLQTDHLAELELLFAGQPLTVPVPVLVAAGVKPG; encoded by the coding sequence ATGAACCCAGACGAGCGCGCGGCACAGAATGTCCGGCTGTTCGACACCCTCTCGGCCCACTATGACCGCATGGGCTTTTTACCGTTGACTGCCCTGTATCTGGCGCAGCGGTTTGACGCGCAGCCCGGCGAAACGCTGCTGGACGTGATGTGCGGCACTGGCACGCTGGCGCTGGCGCTGGCAGACGCGGTCGGTGCCGGCGGGCGGGTGGTGGGCGCTGACCTGTCGCCGGGAATGCTGGCGGTGGCGCGGAATAAAGCGGCGGGACAGCCACAGGTGTCATTCGTGGAGGCAGATGCGACGGCCCTGCCCCTGGCGGACGCGGAATTTAATGGTGTGGCCTGCGCCTCGGGCCTGTTCTTCGTGCCGGAGATGGACGCGGCCCTGCGCGAGTGGCGGCGGGTGGTGCGTCCCGGCGGACGCATGGTTTTCAGCTCATTCGGCAAGGGTCTGATGGGCGACCTGCCGGGGCGCTGGCGCACGGCGCTGGAAGGGGTGGGTTTCCATCCAGGCTTTCCGCCGCTGGGCCGCCTGCCCTCGCCGGACGCGGCGGCCCAGCTCCTGCGGGATGCGGGCTTTGCCGAGGTCACGGTGGACCTTCAGGACCTGCCCTACCTCCTGCCCACGCCACAGGACCGCTGGGACGACATCGAGGCGGGCATGGAAGGTGCGCCGCTGGCCGCCCTTCCGCCCGAGGTCCGCCGCCAGCTTCAGACTGATCATCTGGCCGAGCTGGAACTTCTGTTCGCCGGGCAACCGCTGACCGTGCCCGTTCCCGTGCTGGTGGCGGCAGGCGTGAAGCCGGGGTAA
- a CDS encoding TM2 domain-containing protein encodes MTNPDDQKTPAAGRPQGNGNAPSWVDDVLGSPGGSAQTHTPDSTRPNLSKTPSSAGDLRIPEPARAAPVPAAETDDWISRVTGSPPPAHANAPHTAPQPSSPRPTAPDLDAWGEPQRPTIPLAPLADERPVTPYTPVPTYAGDVAQKRLIAGLLAIFLGSLGVHKFYLGMNIQGIMILGANIGVWILALLIGLVTLGFGLIITLPLAGLISAALGVLGLVEGILYLTKSDADFGRDYLVGKKPWL; translated from the coding sequence ATGACGAATCCTGACGATCAGAAGACCCCGGCGGCAGGCAGGCCACAGGGCAACGGCAACGCACCGTCCTGGGTGGACGACGTGCTGGGCAGCCCGGGCGGCAGCGCACAGACGCACACCCCGGATTCAACCCGGCCCAACCTCAGCAAGACGCCCTCATCGGCGGGTGATCTGCGGATTCCCGAACCCGCGCGCGCCGCTCCGGTCCCAGCGGCAGAAACGGACGACTGGATTTCCCGCGTGACTGGCAGCCCGCCCCCGGCCCACGCCAACGCGCCGCACACCGCCCCCCAGCCCAGCAGTCCCCGCCCCACTGCCCCGGATCTGGACGCCTGGGGCGAACCGCAGCGGCCCACCATCCCCCTGGCCCCCCTGGCCGACGAACGGCCCGTCACGCCCTATACGCCAGTCCCCACCTACGCGGGCGACGTGGCCCAGAAACGCCTGATTGCTGGCCTGCTCGCCATTTTCCTGGGCAGCCTAGGCGTCCACAAGTTCTATCTGGGCATGAACATCCAGGGCATCATGATCCTAGGAGCCAACATCGGCGTCTGGATTCTGGCGCTGCTGATCGGCCTAGTCACGCTGGGCTTCGGCCTGATCATCACCCTTCCACTGGCGGGACTGATCAGCGCGGCGCTGGGTGTGCTGGGGCTGGTGGAGGGCATCCTGTACCTGACCAAGTCCGATGCGGACTTTGGGCGCGATTATCTGGTGGGCAAGAAACCCTGGCTGTAA
- a CDS encoding aminotransferase class V-fold PLP-dependent enzyme produces MSDSAAGPMNDAAPGPDWTDADWGYETAAVQSGIPRGLGQTIGFPIHAAAAFQFDTLEQAQSEFQNNTGLSYARIQNPTTRALEARITALEGGADTVALASGQAATLTAILSVCRAGDHVVSASSLFGGTTGMLNNILPLMGISATLVDNTPDAVRAAMQDNTRLVWAEMISNPAGDIADIGPFADIAHERGALLAIDNTCGGVGYLCRPLDHGADLVAQSLTKWAGGHGSVMGGSVTVGARHDLTRNPIYSEGEGNSILKVRGDSALAWRQRWLGASQLGMTLAPHSAFLIAQGLETLALRMARECETALELAQWLQAHPRVGHVSYPGLEDHPFHAQAQRYLGNGSGAVLAFEVPDPAAFLSRLRVLRVAPNLGDVRTLVVHPWTTTHGRVPEAARHAAGVTPQTIRMSVGVEGVADLKADIEAAL; encoded by the coding sequence ATGAGCGATTCTGCTGCTGGCCCCATGAACGACGCTGCGCCCGGTCCCGACTGGACCGATGCCGATTGGGGCTATGAGACCGCCGCCGTCCAGTCCGGCATTCCGCGCGGGCTGGGCCAGACGATTGGCTTTCCCATCCACGCCGCCGCCGCCTTCCAGTTCGACACGCTGGAGCAGGCGCAGAGCGAGTTCCAGAACAACACCGGCCTCAGTTACGCCCGTATCCAGAACCCCACCACCCGCGCGCTGGAAGCCCGGATCACGGCGCTGGAAGGCGGGGCAGACACGGTGGCCCTCGCCAGCGGACAGGCCGCCACGTTGACTGCCATCCTGAGCGTGTGCCGCGCCGGGGACCATGTGGTGTCGGCCTCCAGCCTGTTCGGGGGCACCACCGGGATGCTGAACAACATCCTGCCGCTGATGGGCATTTCCGCCACGCTGGTAGACAACACCCCTGACGCCGTGCGCGCCGCCATGCAGGACAACACCCGGCTGGTCTGGGCCGAGATGATTAGCAATCCCGCCGGGGACATCGCCGATATCGGGCCATTTGCGGACATCGCCCATGAGCGCGGCGCACTTCTCGCCATCGACAACACCTGCGGCGGCGTGGGCTACCTGTGCCGTCCATTGGACCACGGTGCGGATCTGGTGGCGCAGTCGCTGACCAAGTGGGCCGGCGGCCACGGCAGCGTGATGGGCGGCAGCGTCACCGTTGGGGCGCGGCACGATCTGACCCGCAATCCGATCTACAGCGAGGGCGAGGGAAACAGCATTCTGAAGGTGCGCGGCGACAGTGCTCTGGCGTGGCGGCAACGCTGGCTGGGGGCCAGTCAACTGGGCATGACCCTGGCCCCCCACAGCGCCTTTCTGATCGCGCAGGGGCTGGAAACGCTGGCGCTGCGAATGGCCCGCGAATGTGAGACTGCGCTGGAGCTGGCGCAGTGGCTTCAGGCCCATCCCAGGGTGGGCCATGTCAGCTATCCGGGCCTGGAGGACCATCCTTTCCACGCGCAGGCGCAGCGCTACCTGGGCAACGGCTCCGGCGCGGTGCTGGCGTTCGAGGTGCCGGACCCCGCCGCCTTTCTGTCGCGCCTGCGGGTGCTGCGCGTGGCCCCCAACCTGGGAGATGTCCGTACCCTGGTCGTCCACCCCTGGACCACCACCCACGGACGCGTCCCCGAGGCCGCCCGCCACGCCGCCGGGGTCACGCCCCAGACCATCCGCATGAGCGTGGGCGTGGAAGGGGTGGCGGACCTGAAGGCGGATATCGAGGCGGCGCTGTAA
- the mscL gene encoding large conductance mechanosensitive channel protein MscL encodes MRGNLIDLAVGVLIGAAFGKVVDSFTSGLILPIIGIFGGVPDFSALTFAINGSVFKYGLFLTNALSFLLTAAIIYFFVIIPFNHLMERFKREEKPPVAEPSNEEKLLAEIRDALKAQSVGSVPPRL; translated from the coding sequence TTGCGTGGCAATCTCATCGATCTGGCGGTTGGTGTCCTGATCGGGGCCGCCTTCGGCAAGGTGGTGGATTCCTTTACTAGCGGCCTGATCCTGCCGATCATCGGCATTTTCGGCGGTGTGCCGGATTTCTCGGCGCTGACCTTTGCCATCAACGGCAGCGTTTTCAAATACGGCCTGTTCCTGACCAACGCGCTCAGCTTCCTGCTGACGGCAGCCATCATCTACTTCTTCGTCATCATCCCCTTCAATCACCTGATGGAACGTTTCAAGCGCGAGGAGAAGCCGCCTGTGGCCGAACCCAGCAATGAGGAAAAGCTGCTGGCCGAGATTCGCGACGCCCTCAAGGCCCAGTCTGTGGGCAGCGTGCCACCCAGGCTCTAG